In the Arthrobacter zhaoxinii genome, one interval contains:
- a CDS encoding peptidoglycan D,D-transpeptidase FtsI family protein gives MAKTSGPDNHRVAIVTGRLRTGLILALVLLVALGVRLFHVQAIDPDGMAQSAVDNRLVTVSVPALRGSILDSKGNYLARSVERFDIVVDQRLSQDIGGEFKRRDAEGKLQDVTFDQAFGELAAILGQDPETLRSALLGEKGFNFVAKTVTPEIKEKVLAVKFPGVYADRTTLRTYPSGAVAGSIVGFLGTEGAQEGLELTQDEILAGEAGSKTYEIGGDGIRIPYATNEDVPVHDGQSIKLSIDQDLQWFAQQTIAAQVDEYEAEWGNIVVMEADTARVIALAESTTVDPNNPGATPADSRKARSVTDSFEPGSTTKVITMAAAIEQGLTTPESRFELDSTYTVDGQTFKDAFEHGTVKMTASGILAKSMNTGTVQIGQQLTPQERYDWLQKFGIGKPLNVGLNGETAGLLPAPENWDGRQQYTVLFGQGLTQTALHTASVYQTIANDGVRIQPSIIDSVITEDGTEEPVEKEPGTRVVSEETAEQVQHMMETVTKDGSGKTGALKQYRVGSKTGTAEAPGPNGGYSGSTLSYAGIAPMDDPKYVVVVTLQRPQGDLYYIIPGQSFQKVMEQALVSNNVPPSTGEPETYPIEY, from the coding sequence GTGGCAAAAACATCCGGCCCGGACAACCACAGGGTGGCTATTGTTACCGGACGGCTGCGTACCGGTCTGATCCTTGCCCTCGTGCTGCTTGTGGCACTGGGCGTCCGGCTTTTCCATGTCCAGGCGATTGATCCGGACGGCATGGCCCAGAGCGCCGTGGACAACCGGCTCGTGACGGTCAGCGTACCGGCGCTGCGCGGCAGCATCCTCGATTCCAAGGGCAATTACCTGGCCCGAAGCGTGGAGCGGTTCGACATTGTCGTGGACCAGCGCCTCTCACAGGACATCGGCGGGGAATTCAAGCGCCGCGACGCCGAGGGCAAGCTCCAGGACGTGACGTTCGACCAGGCCTTCGGGGAACTGGCGGCCATCCTCGGACAGGATCCTGAAACCCTCCGCTCGGCACTGCTGGGGGAGAAGGGCTTCAACTTCGTTGCCAAGACCGTCACTCCCGAAATCAAGGAGAAGGTCCTCGCGGTAAAGTTCCCCGGCGTCTACGCGGACCGGACCACCCTGCGGACCTATCCCTCCGGCGCCGTGGCAGGTTCCATTGTCGGATTCCTCGGCACCGAGGGGGCGCAGGAAGGCCTGGAGCTGACGCAGGATGAGATCCTCGCCGGCGAGGCCGGCAGCAAGACCTACGAAATCGGCGGCGACGGTATCCGCATCCCGTACGCCACGAATGAGGACGTCCCCGTCCATGACGGGCAGTCCATCAAGCTGAGCATTGACCAGGACCTGCAGTGGTTCGCCCAGCAGACGATTGCCGCCCAGGTGGATGAATATGAAGCCGAATGGGGCAACATCGTGGTCATGGAGGCGGACACCGCGCGGGTGATCGCGCTGGCGGAATCCACCACGGTCGACCCCAACAACCCGGGGGCAACGCCGGCGGACTCCCGCAAGGCCCGGTCCGTGACCGATTCCTTCGAACCGGGGTCCACCACCAAGGTCATCACCATGGCGGCTGCCATTGAGCAGGGCCTCACCACCCCGGAATCACGGTTCGAGCTGGATTCCACCTATACCGTCGACGGCCAGACCTTCAAGGATGCCTTCGAACACGGGACGGTCAAGATGACCGCCTCCGGGATTCTGGCGAAGTCCATGAATACCGGAACGGTGCAGATCGGGCAGCAGCTGACCCCGCAGGAGCGGTACGACTGGCTGCAGAAATTCGGCATCGGCAAGCCCCTTAATGTCGGACTGAACGGCGAGACCGCCGGTCTCCTTCCTGCGCCGGAAAACTGGGACGGCCGGCAGCAGTACACCGTGCTGTTCGGCCAGGGCCTCACCCAGACCGCCCTGCACACGGCAAGCGTCTACCAGACCATCGCCAACGACGGCGTGCGCATCCAGCCGAGCATCATTGACTCCGTCATCACGGAAGACGGCACCGAGGAGCCCGTCGAGAAGGAACCGGGCACGCGGGTTGTCTCGGAGGAGACCGCCGAGCAGGTCCAGCACATGATGGAGACCGTTACCAAGGACGGTTCCGGCAAAACCGGCGCCCTGAAGCAGTACCGGGTCGGGTCCAAGACGGGCACGGCTGAAGCTCCGGGGCCGAACGGCGGCTATTCAGGCTCCACGCTCTCTTATGCTGGTATTGCACCCATGGATGATCCGAAGTACGTGGTTGTGGTGACCCTCCAGCGGCCCCAGGGCGACCTCTACTACATCATTCCGGGCCAGTCCTTCCAGAAGGTCATGGAACAGGCGCTCGTCAGCAACAACGTGCCGCCCTCCACCGGTGAGCCTGAGACCTACCCCATTGAGTACTAA
- a CDS encoding UDP-N-acetylmuramoyl-L-alanyl-D-glutamate--2,6-diaminopimelate ligase — MSENSPAGSGLRPGAVEPVTVRAAVQALPADLQDVAPAAGTAESAWETRLSGLTINSREVLPGDLYVGVAGARHHGARFASAAQASGAAAVLTDAAGLEHLAGLQIPVFVAGDVRRLVGPLAAAVFNSVPAEGPRPTLFGITGTNGKTTTSYFVNSLLQALGRTTGLIGTIEILAGGEAIPSVLTTPESPQVHGLLALMRERNLDAATMEVSSHAITYRRVDGVRFDVAGFTNLTQDHLDLHGSMEEYFAAKAALFQPDRARRAVVTVDDEWGARMAARAGVPVLTLATDGTARGADWSVTGIEPRGLGHSFLLRGPEGKQLRVSTALPGTFNVSNAALATLMVLASGVPADDVQRALDAGDPFTVEVPGRMQLIGEEPAAIVDFAHNPDALSRTLASVRRPDSDARVIIVFGATGERDQTKRPLMGAIAARGADVVVVTDDDPHGEDAAAIRSDVLRGAEAARTGEALACVIEEVAPRAAAIDRAVELARPQDTVLVAGRGHEVWQEVMGENLALDDRVELRRALTRYGFTALSSDGVES; from the coding sequence ATAAGTGAAAATTCCCCCGCCGGATCCGGTCTCCGTCCAGGTGCCGTGGAGCCGGTCACCGTGCGTGCCGCGGTACAGGCACTGCCGGCGGACCTGCAGGACGTTGCGCCGGCTGCGGGAACGGCGGAATCAGCCTGGGAGACCCGGCTTTCAGGGCTGACCATCAATTCCCGGGAGGTGCTCCCCGGAGACCTGTACGTCGGCGTAGCCGGTGCACGGCACCACGGCGCCCGTTTCGCGTCTGCAGCGCAGGCTTCGGGTGCGGCCGCGGTCCTGACCGACGCAGCCGGCTTGGAACACCTGGCCGGCCTGCAGATCCCGGTCTTCGTGGCCGGGGATGTCCGCCGGCTGGTGGGGCCGCTGGCCGCAGCCGTCTTCAACAGTGTCCCGGCGGAGGGCCCCCGTCCCACCCTGTTCGGCATCACCGGCACCAACGGCAAAACCACCACCTCCTACTTCGTGAACTCGCTGCTGCAGGCACTCGGGCGCACCACGGGGCTGATCGGCACGATCGAGATCCTTGCCGGCGGCGAAGCCATTCCGAGTGTCCTGACTACACCGGAATCACCGCAGGTGCACGGGCTGCTGGCGCTGATGCGCGAACGGAACCTGGACGCCGCCACCATGGAGGTGTCCTCCCACGCGATCACCTACCGCCGCGTGGACGGGGTCCGCTTCGACGTCGCCGGATTCACCAACCTCACGCAGGACCATCTGGACCTGCACGGGTCGATGGAGGAGTATTTCGCCGCCAAGGCAGCACTCTTCCAGCCTGACCGTGCCCGCCGGGCCGTTGTCACCGTCGACGACGAATGGGGAGCCAGAATGGCAGCCCGGGCCGGGGTGCCCGTCCTGACCCTTGCTACCGACGGCACCGCACGCGGCGCGGACTGGTCCGTCACCGGCATCGAGCCCCGCGGACTCGGGCACAGCTTCCTCCTCCGCGGCCCGGAGGGGAAGCAGCTGAGGGTCTCCACGGCCCTGCCCGGCACGTTCAACGTCTCCAACGCCGCGCTGGCCACCCTGATGGTGCTGGCCTCCGGCGTCCCCGCAGACGACGTGCAGCGGGCCCTGGACGCCGGCGACCCGTTTACGGTCGAGGTGCCCGGCCGCATGCAGCTGATCGGTGAAGAACCGGCAGCCATCGTTGATTTTGCTCACAACCCCGATGCGCTGAGCCGCACCCTGGCCTCCGTGCGCCGTCCCGACAGCGACGCCCGCGTCATCATCGTCTTCGGCGCCACCGGCGAACGGGACCAGACCAAGCGCCCGCTGATGGGGGCCATCGCAGCCCGCGGCGCCGACGTCGTCGTTGTCACCGACGACGACCCGCACGGCGAGGACGCCGCAGCCATCCGCTCCGATGTCCTGCGCGGCGCCGAAGCCGCACGGACCGGTGAAGCCCTCGCGTGTGTCATCGAGGAAGTGGCCCCCCGGGCCGCTGCCATCGACCGTGCCGTGGAACTGGCCCGTCCGCAGGACACCGTCCTCGTGGCCGGCCGCGGCCATGAAGTGTGGCAGGAGGTCATGGGGGAGAACCTTGCCCTGGATGACCGGGTGGAGCTGCGCAGGGCTTTGACAAGATACGGATTCACTGCCCTTTCCAGCGACGGGGTAGAGTCCTAA
- a CDS encoding UDP-N-acetylmuramoyl-tripeptide--D-alanyl-D-alanine ligase: MIELNAAEIAAITGGELIGPAAQTPGIVVTSATTDSREIVRGSLFIAKPGENSDGHLFVDAAFARGAMLALVERPVSDDAGIPYPAVMVPDVVLAMGTLAAEIVRRLRAHGELTVIGITGSAGKTTTKDLLAGVLAEAGPTVSPVGSYNGEVGLPLTVFTAGYGTRYLVMEMGATRIGNIRYLAEMVQPDIGVVLFVGSAHAGEFGGVDNIAVAKGELVESLPAGGTAILNADDIRVAAMAERTEAPVLYFTSSPEEAHGAKNAVRALDARTDAEGRPVFTLLLPDGSRHEIRSGLIGAHHTANLLAAAAAAYAAGIPGEQIAAGLSGRAAASRWRMERTDRADGVTVINDAYNANPESMRAALRTLAELGRERRTWAVLGEMLELGDDAVTEHDAIGRYAVRLNISKLIVVGTGARAMHTGAVMEGSWGEESTFVETAEDAERILEESLAPGDLVLFKSSNGAALRFLGDRIALTPVPPSAATDPASGPARTEGTGGDNL, from the coding sequence ATGATTGAACTTAATGCAGCCGAAATAGCGGCAATTACAGGCGGCGAGCTGATCGGCCCGGCCGCACAGACTCCGGGTATCGTCGTGACTTCCGCCACCACGGATTCACGCGAGATCGTCCGGGGATCGCTGTTCATCGCGAAGCCCGGTGAGAACTCCGACGGCCACCTGTTCGTGGACGCGGCTTTCGCGCGCGGTGCCATGCTGGCACTGGTCGAGCGGCCGGTGTCCGACGACGCCGGGATCCCCTACCCGGCCGTGATGGTTCCCGACGTTGTCCTTGCCATGGGCACCCTTGCCGCGGAGATCGTCCGCCGGCTCCGGGCACACGGCGAGCTGACCGTCATCGGCATCACCGGATCCGCGGGAAAGACCACCACCAAGGACCTGCTGGCCGGCGTGCTGGCCGAAGCCGGTCCCACCGTGTCTCCGGTGGGTTCCTACAACGGTGAAGTGGGCCTCCCGCTGACCGTGTTCACGGCCGGCTACGGCACCCGCTACCTCGTGATGGAAATGGGTGCCACCCGCATCGGCAACATCCGCTACCTGGCGGAGATGGTGCAGCCCGACATCGGCGTCGTCCTTTTCGTCGGATCCGCACATGCCGGCGAGTTCGGCGGCGTGGACAACATCGCCGTCGCCAAGGGTGAACTCGTGGAGTCGCTCCCGGCCGGCGGGACCGCCATCCTCAACGCCGACGATATCCGCGTTGCAGCGATGGCGGAGCGCACCGAGGCACCCGTCCTGTACTTCACCTCCTCGCCCGAGGAAGCGCACGGCGCAAAGAACGCCGTCCGCGCCCTGGACGCACGCACCGACGCCGAGGGCAGGCCGGTCTTCACGCTGCTGCTGCCCGACGGCAGCCGGCACGAGATTCGGTCCGGGCTCATCGGCGCCCACCACACGGCGAACCTCCTGGCCGCCGCCGCTGCAGCCTATGCCGCCGGGATTCCGGGCGAACAGATCGCCGCGGGGCTTTCCGGCCGTGCCGCGGCCAGCCGCTGGCGCATGGAGCGCACCGACCGCGCCGACGGCGTCACCGTCATCAATGACGCCTACAACGCGAACCCGGAATCCATGCGTGCCGCACTGCGTACCCTCGCCGAGCTCGGCCGGGAACGACGTACCTGGGCTGTGCTGGGCGAAATGCTGGAGCTCGGCGACGATGCCGTCACCGAACACGACGCCATCGGCCGCTACGCCGTCCGGCTGAATATTTCCAAACTCATCGTTGTCGGCACCGGTGCCCGCGCCATGCACACCGGCGCGGTCATGGAAGGCTCATGGGGCGAGGAATCCACCTTCGTGGAGACCGCCGAGGATGCCGAGCGCATCCTCGAAGAATCCCTGGCCCCCGGCGATCTTGTCCTGTTCAAATCCTCCAACGGGGCGGCCCTGCGCTTCCTCGGCGATCGGATAGCCTTGACCCCTGTACCACCGTCCGCAGCAACTGATCCGGCCTCCGGGCCGGCGCGCACCGAAGGGACCGGAGGAGACAACCTGTGA
- the mraY gene encoding phospho-N-acetylmuramoyl-pentapeptide-transferase, whose product MISLLVGSSLALVFAFAGTPLFIRFLVRKGYGQFVRDDGPTSHHTKRGTPTMGGAVIVASVVAAYFLTHLISGMLGFGSFSPTASGLLVLLLTVGMGMVGFIDDYTKISKQRSLGLNAKAKIILQAVVGITFAVLALQFPNEQGRTPASTAVSFIRDTNFDLAFAGTVIGAILFVIWSLVIITGTTNGVNLADGLDGLAAGASVLVFGAYFLIGIWQYNQSCGSADAGGVCYEVRDPMDLALLAGSMAGALIGFLWWNTSPAKIFMGDTGSLAIGGAIAAFAILSRTELLLVILAGLFVIITLSVIIQVGYFKLSGGKRVFKMAPLQHHFELKGWAEVTVVVRFWIIAGLCVAVALGIFYAEWVVAL is encoded by the coding sequence GTGATCTCCCTGCTTGTAGGGTCTTCGCTGGCTCTGGTCTTCGCCTTTGCCGGAACACCCCTGTTCATCCGATTCCTGGTGCGGAAAGGCTACGGCCAGTTCGTCCGCGACGACGGCCCCACCTCGCACCACACCAAGCGCGGCACGCCCACCATGGGCGGCGCCGTCATTGTGGCCTCGGTGGTGGCTGCGTACTTCCTGACCCACCTCATCAGCGGCATGCTGGGCTTCGGGTCCTTCAGCCCGACGGCGTCCGGCCTGCTGGTCCTGCTGCTCACCGTGGGAATGGGCATGGTCGGCTTCATTGACGACTACACCAAGATTTCCAAACAGCGCAGCCTCGGCCTGAACGCCAAGGCGAAGATCATCCTGCAGGCCGTGGTGGGCATTACCTTTGCCGTGCTGGCCCTGCAGTTCCCCAACGAGCAGGGACGGACCCCGGCGTCCACCGCCGTGTCCTTCATCCGCGACACCAACTTCGATCTAGCCTTCGCGGGCACCGTGATCGGCGCGATCCTGTTCGTGATCTGGTCGCTGGTCATCATCACCGGCACCACCAACGGCGTGAACCTCGCAGACGGCCTCGACGGCCTCGCTGCGGGTGCCTCCGTGCTGGTGTTCGGCGCCTACTTCCTGATCGGGATCTGGCAGTACAACCAGAGCTGCGGCTCGGCAGACGCCGGGGGCGTCTGCTACGAGGTCCGCGACCCGATGGACCTGGCCCTGCTGGCCGGATCAATGGCCGGCGCGCTGATCGGGTTCCTCTGGTGGAACACCTCGCCGGCGAAGATCTTTATGGGCGATACCGGTTCGCTCGCCATCGGCGGTGCGATTGCCGCCTTCGCCATCCTCTCCCGGACCGAACTGCTGCTGGTGATCCTTGCCGGCCTGTTCGTGATCATCACGCTCTCCGTCATCATCCAGGTGGGTTACTTCAAGCTCAGCGGCGGCAAACGCGTCTTCAAGATGGCACCGCTGCAGCACCACTTCGAGCTCAAGGGCTGGGCCGAGGTCACCGTGGTGGTCCGGTTCTGGATCATCGCCGGTCTCTGCGTCGCCGTGGCGCTGGGCATCTTCTACGCCGAATGGGTGGTGGCACTGTGA
- the murD gene encoding UDP-N-acetylmuramoyl-L-alanine--D-glutamate ligase has product MGGGTVSAPLDELTTWDADWAGLRVVVTGIGLSGFSAADTLVELGARVVVVDARDTEENRAKADTLRIVGAADILLGADAVAGLPQVDGAAPDLVVTSPGFRPTHPVLAAAAAADVPVWGDVELAWRVRIREGRKTAQWLAITGTNGKTTTVSMTESMLRAAGLRAIAAGNVGTPILDAIRDPEGYDAIAVELSSFQLHWTHSISPLASVCLNIAEDHVDWHGSYDAYLADKAKIYENTQVACIYNAEQYETEHMVEEADVVEGCRAVGFTTGVPAVSMVGVVEGLLVDRAFIEQRKDSAAELAAMSDLGEYAPRHMVANALAAAALVRALGVEPAAVRDGLRAYSPGDHRIQPVARLNDILWVNDSKATNPHAASASLAAFTSVVWIAGGLSKGVSYDNLVAEHRGRFKAVVLIGADSAELQAALAQHAPDVPVIHALGEQTGDQQPAASVTSAEEIMVRAVAAAAAVAEAGDTVLMAPAAASMDQFTSYAHRGEAFIEAVAGYVSEQQAPGQAQTPKEP; this is encoded by the coding sequence ATGGGTGGTGGCACTGTGAGCGCGCCCCTCGATGAACTGACCACCTGGGACGCCGACTGGGCCGGACTGCGCGTAGTGGTCACCGGCATCGGCCTCTCCGGTTTTTCCGCTGCCGACACGCTGGTTGAACTCGGCGCCCGGGTAGTGGTGGTGGACGCCAGGGACACCGAGGAAAACCGGGCCAAGGCGGACACCCTCCGCATTGTCGGCGCCGCTGACATCCTGCTGGGTGCCGACGCCGTGGCCGGGCTTCCGCAGGTCGACGGCGCGGCCCCCGACCTCGTCGTAACCTCCCCGGGCTTCCGGCCCACCCACCCGGTGCTGGCAGCGGCCGCAGCGGCGGACGTTCCCGTCTGGGGCGACGTCGAACTGGCCTGGCGGGTGCGCATCCGCGAGGGCCGGAAGACGGCCCAGTGGCTGGCCATCACCGGCACCAACGGCAAGACGACCACGGTGTCCATGACCGAAAGCATGCTCCGGGCCGCCGGGCTGCGCGCGATTGCCGCCGGCAACGTCGGCACCCCGATCCTGGACGCGATCCGGGATCCGGAAGGCTATGACGCCATTGCCGTGGAGCTGTCCAGCTTCCAGCTGCACTGGACGCACTCCATCTCCCCGCTGGCCAGCGTGTGCCTGAACATCGCCGAAGACCACGTGGACTGGCACGGCTCCTACGATGCCTACCTGGCCGACAAGGCCAAGATCTACGAAAACACGCAGGTCGCCTGCATCTACAACGCCGAACAGTACGAGACCGAGCACATGGTCGAGGAAGCCGACGTAGTGGAAGGCTGCCGCGCCGTCGGCTTCACCACCGGCGTGCCGGCCGTGAGCATGGTCGGAGTGGTCGAAGGACTGCTCGTGGACCGCGCCTTCATTGAACAGCGCAAGGACTCGGCCGCCGAACTTGCGGCCATGTCCGACCTGGGGGAGTACGCCCCCCGCCACATGGTCGCCAATGCCCTTGCCGCGGCCGCGCTGGTGCGTGCCCTCGGCGTCGAACCGGCTGCGGTGCGGGACGGACTGCGCGCCTATTCGCCCGGAGACCACCGGATCCAGCCGGTGGCCCGCCTCAACGACATCCTCTGGGTCAATGACTCGAAGGCGACCAACCCGCACGCCGCGTCGGCGTCGCTGGCTGCGTTCACCAGCGTGGTCTGGATTGCCGGCGGCCTGTCCAAGGGCGTCAGCTACGACAACCTGGTGGCCGAACACCGCGGCCGGTTCAAGGCAGTGGTCCTGATCGGCGCCGACAGTGCCGAACTGCAGGCAGCATTGGCGCAACACGCACCCGATGTGCCGGTCATCCACGCACTGGGGGAGCAGACTGGGGACCAGCAGCCCGCGGCGTCCGTCACTAGCGCCGAAGAAATCATGGTCCGGGCAGTCGCTGCGGCGGCTGCCGTGGCCGAAGCCGGAGACACCGTGCTGATGGCTCCGGCAGCAGCTTCCATGGACCAGTTCACTTCCTACGCCCACCGCGGCGAGGCTTTCATCGAAGCCGTTGCGGGGTATGTGAGCGAACAGCAGGCACCGGGACAGGCACAGACTCCAAAGGAGCCCTAG
- a CDS encoding FtsW/RodA/SpoVE family cell cycle protein gives MVTTPTGSKRKPVLRRNPAATAGNGTGEVKAGPGTGTKAAPARPYAAKRPAKPASFVERFLVLLEGSGRSATGSSYYMILGATLTLTAIGLMMVLSASSVESIAAAAGSDAGAATTFDLFLKQAMFAAAGVLAMLGLSRLGPSHYRALAWFLYALAFILLVLVLVIGKEVNGNKNWIEIGPITGQPSEAAKLAMAIWFAAVLSMKGRLITEWKHALIPVVPGGGILILLVMLGSDLGTVIVMGMIMVAALFFAGAPLRFLGVLAAGAGVGAVLMSLVSSNRSSRISAWLQLDCSTGLCDQANAGMYALASGGWLGLGIGQSRQKWNWIPEAHNDFIFAIIGEEFGLLGTLVVVSLFAVLAIATVRVTMRHTDPFIRIVCGAILVWIIGQASVNIAMVTGLLPVIGVPLPFISYGGSSLTFTLAAVGVLLSFARKIPESEPTAP, from the coding sequence TTGGTCACCACGCCCACCGGCAGCAAACGCAAGCCGGTCCTGCGCCGGAACCCCGCGGCCACAGCCGGCAACGGCACGGGCGAGGTGAAAGCCGGTCCCGGAACCGGGACAAAGGCGGCGCCCGCTCGCCCGTACGCCGCGAAACGGCCGGCCAAACCGGCGTCGTTCGTGGAGCGTTTCCTCGTCCTCCTGGAGGGAAGCGGACGCAGCGCCACCGGATCGAGCTACTACATGATCCTCGGTGCCACCCTGACCCTGACCGCCATTGGCCTGATGATGGTGCTTTCGGCCTCCTCGGTCGAGTCCATCGCCGCTGCCGCCGGGAGCGACGCCGGAGCCGCCACGACCTTCGACCTGTTCCTGAAGCAGGCCATGTTCGCCGCAGCAGGCGTCCTCGCCATGCTGGGACTGTCACGGCTGGGCCCGTCGCACTACCGCGCCCTCGCCTGGTTCCTGTACGCCCTTGCCTTCATCCTGCTCGTCCTGGTGCTGGTGATCGGCAAGGAAGTCAACGGCAATAAGAACTGGATCGAGATCGGTCCCATCACCGGACAGCCCTCAGAAGCCGCAAAGCTGGCCATGGCCATCTGGTTCGCGGCGGTCCTGTCCATGAAGGGCCGGCTGATCACCGAATGGAAGCACGCACTGATCCCGGTGGTTCCCGGCGGCGGAATCCTGATCCTGCTGGTCATGCTCGGCAGCGACCTCGGTACGGTGATCGTGATGGGCATGATCATGGTCGCCGCCCTGTTCTTCGCCGGTGCACCGCTGCGCTTCCTGGGCGTCCTGGCCGCGGGCGCAGGAGTCGGTGCGGTGCTGATGTCCCTCGTCAGCAGCAACCGTTCCAGCCGCATCAGTGCCTGGCTGCAGCTGGACTGCAGCACGGGCCTCTGCGACCAGGCCAACGCCGGCATGTACGCGCTGGCTTCCGGCGGCTGGCTGGGGCTCGGCATCGGACAGAGCCGGCAGAAATGGAACTGGATCCCGGAAGCGCACAATGACTTCATCTTCGCCATCATCGGCGAAGAATTCGGGCTGCTGGGCACACTCGTGGTGGTCAGCCTCTTCGCGGTCCTCGCCATCGCCACGGTACGGGTCACCATGCGCCACACCGATCCGTTCATCCGCATTGTCTGCGGCGCGATCCTGGTCTGGATCATCGGCCAGGCTTCCGTGAACATTGCCATGGTGACCGGGCTGCTGCCCGTCATCGGTGTTCCGCTGCCGTTCATTTCCTACGGCGGATCATCCCTGACCTTCACGCTCGCCGCCGTCGGCGTCCTGCTTTCCTTTGCCCGCAAAATCCCCGAAAGTGAACCAACAGCTCCATGA
- the murG gene encoding undecaprenyldiphospho-muramoylpentapeptide beta-N-acetylglucosaminyltransferase, with translation MTQHSLSVVLAGGGTAGHISPLLAVADAVKARRPDARITVVGTASGMETRLVPAAGYELATIDRVPMPRRPSADLAKLPARLVRAVRQAGEILDSAQADVVVGVGGYVSTPVYLAARRRSLPVIVHEANARPGLANRVGARFAAVTGVAFESTNLPRATWVGMPMRREISSLDRAAARGAARSALGLEQDRPTLVVTGGSSGAASINRAVEQALPALAAAGIQTLHITGRGKSLLDAGGKPIAARGYTQVEYIDGMEQAYAAADLLLARSGAGTVCEISAVGLPAVLVPLPHGNGEQALNAEALVAAGGALTVADSLFTADWISERLIPLLADPTALDAMSKASAALGIRDADSRMAAFILEASDRSKA, from the coding sequence ATGACGCAGCATTCCCTGTCCGTAGTCCTGGCCGGAGGCGGCACCGCCGGGCACATCAGTCCGCTCCTGGCCGTCGCAGATGCCGTGAAAGCACGCCGCCCCGACGCCCGCATCACCGTAGTGGGGACCGCCTCGGGGATGGAAACACGGCTGGTACCGGCAGCGGGTTATGAGCTGGCCACCATTGACCGGGTACCCATGCCCCGCAGGCCCTCTGCGGACCTGGCGAAACTGCCGGCGCGCCTGGTGCGTGCCGTGCGGCAGGCCGGGGAGATCCTGGACTCGGCGCAGGCCGACGTCGTCGTAGGCGTGGGCGGCTACGTTTCCACTCCGGTGTACCTGGCGGCGCGGCGCCGCTCGCTGCCGGTGATCGTGCACGAGGCCAACGCCCGTCCGGGCCTGGCCAACCGCGTGGGCGCGCGCTTCGCCGCGGTCACCGGGGTGGCCTTCGAGTCCACAAACCTGCCGCGGGCAACGTGGGTGGGCATGCCGATGCGCCGGGAAATCTCCTCGCTGGACCGGGCCGCGGCACGGGGTGCGGCGCGGTCGGCGCTGGGGCTCGAGCAGGACCGGCCCACGCTGGTGGTGACCGGCGGCTCCTCGGGCGCCGCGAGCATCAACCGTGCCGTGGAGCAGGCCCTTCCGGCGCTGGCCGCTGCGGGTATCCAGACGCTGCACATCACCGGCCGCGGCAAGTCCCTGCTGGATGCCGGCGGAAAACCGATTGCGGCCCGCGGCTATACGCAGGTGGAGTACATCGACGGCATGGAACAGGCCTACGCGGCCGCGGACCTGCTGCTGGCCCGTTCCGGGGCAGGGACGGTCTGTGAAATCAGCGCAGTCGGGCTTCCCGCCGTCCTGGTTCCGCTGCCGCACGGCAACGGCGAGCAGGCCCTCAACGCAGAAGCCCTCGTAGCTGCGGGCGGAGCACTGACGGTTGCCGATTCCCTCTTCACAGCCGACTGGATCTCCGAAAGGCTGATACCTTTGCTGGCCGATCCGACGGCCCTCGACGCGATGTCGAAGGCGTCGGCGGCGCTGGGCATCCGCGACGCGGACTCCCGGATGGCTGCATTCATCCTCGAAGCAAGCGATAGGTCAAAGGCATGA